In the Flavobacterium pallidum genome, one interval contains:
- a CDS encoding DUF4256 domain-containing protein, producing MKKELSANDRNALIDILKARFDKNTNRHKNIDWNDVEARLNANPNKLWSLSEMENTGGEPDVIGQDETGAYIFCDCAVESPKGRRSVCYDRKALDARKENKPRDSALDMAAAMGIEILTETQYRELQQHETFDLKTSSWVKTPENVRKLGGALFCDRRYDTVFLYHNGADSYYAARGFRAILVV from the coding sequence ATGAAAAAAGAACTTTCCGCAAACGACCGCAACGCATTAATCGATATACTGAAAGCACGATTCGATAAAAATACAAACCGCCATAAAAATATTGACTGGAATGATGTCGAGGCCAGGCTTAACGCCAATCCCAACAAATTATGGTCGCTCAGTGAAATGGAAAACACCGGAGGTGAACCTGATGTAATCGGTCAGGATGAAACCGGCGCTTATATTTTCTGCGATTGCGCCGTGGAAAGCCCGAAAGGCCGCCGCAGTGTCTGTTATGACCGTAAAGCGCTGGATGCCCGCAAAGAAAACAAACCCAGAGACAGCGCATTGGATATGGCAGCCGCTATGGGGATCGAAATTTTGACTGAAACGCAATACCGCGAATTGCAGCAACACGAAACTTTCGACTTAAAGACTTCGAGCTGGGTCAAGACTCCTGAGAATGTCAGGAAACTGGGAGGTGCATTGTTTTGTGACCGTCGTTATGACACAGTGTTTTTATACCACAATGGCGCAGATTCTTATTATGCCGCCAGAGGATTCAGGGCGATATTAGTGGTGTAA
- a CDS encoding SRPBCC family protein, giving the protein MRYTLSNTIEKPLAEVVRRFQDPEGVKHWMEGLQKIEPQSGTPGEVGAKTDFYFLHRNKEMKISETILEQNMPHQMKFAYRSPMGYNEVEMVFEKISDHSVKQTSNSYFQFKGLMKIMAFLFTPMFKKQSMKYMTAFKNYVEKHS; this is encoded by the coding sequence ATGAGATACACCTTATCAAATACCATTGAAAAGCCATTGGCAGAAGTAGTCAGAAGATTCCAGGATCCTGAAGGCGTAAAACACTGGATGGAGGGTTTGCAGAAAATCGAACCCCAGTCGGGCACGCCTGGCGAAGTTGGTGCCAAAACTGATTTTTATTTCTTACACAGGAATAAGGAAATGAAGATTTCAGAAACGATCCTTGAACAAAACATGCCACACCAGATGAAGTTCGCTTACAGGAGCCCGATGGGTTATAATGAAGTTGAAATGGTTTTCGAAAAAATTTCAGACCACAGTGTCAAACAAACCAGCAACAGTTATTTCCAGTTTAAAGGATTGATGAAAATCATGGCTTTTTTATTTACGCCGATGTTTAAGAAACAATCCATGAAATATATGACTGCGTTTAAAAATTACGTTGAAAAACATAGCTAA
- a CDS encoding ABC transporter ATP-binding protein, with amino-acid sequence MKILFSYIKTHKSLLFLALFLAAINQCFSLCDSIIIGKLMNECGVGVANFNHNMNSFMKVVLGWLALSVGAAMISRIAKNFQDYFTNIIIQRTGAQMYTDGIQKALQLPFQDFEDQRSGETLGKLQKVRTDCEKFITLSISLIFQSVVGIVFVVVYAISIHWLLGPLFLATVPVIAFISSFLGKKIKKVSREILGETTALAGATTESLRNIELVKSLGLTQQEVNRLNSTTTKILGLELKKVRYIRSLSFFQGTTVHFMRTCLVFALYLFIFNGIIKPGDLITLMFFSFFLFNPLQELGNVIAVYNETNASMENFNKLMTSASEATPAHPKTMGLISHLRFSDISFKHLSAQTPAVKNISFEAKAGETIAFVGPSGSGKTTLVKLLVGLYKPNEGAVFYNEKDANDIDLNELRQQLGFVTQDAQLFSGTIKDNLLFVKPDATDEELYDVLHKSACHNLLKRAEKGINTTIGEGGIKVSGGEKQRLSIARALLRHPRLLLFDEATSALDSITEEEITQTIRDISSKRDQITVLIAHRLSTIMHADRIYVLEQGNIIEQGRHQDLLDEKGLYYAMWRQQIGERK; translated from the coding sequence ATGAAAATACTTTTCTCTTATATCAAAACCCATAAATCCTTATTGTTCCTGGCGCTCTTCCTTGCCGCAATAAACCAGTGTTTCTCGCTATGCGACTCCATCATCATCGGTAAGCTGATGAACGAATGTGGCGTGGGCGTGGCCAATTTCAACCACAATATGAATTCTTTCATGAAAGTGGTTTTGGGCTGGCTAGCACTATCTGTCGGGGCCGCCATGATATCCAGGATTGCCAAAAATTTCCAGGATTATTTTACCAACATCATCATCCAGAGGACTGGTGCCCAGATGTATACTGACGGGATCCAGAAAGCCCTGCAGCTCCCGTTCCAGGATTTTGAAGACCAAAGAAGTGGCGAAACGCTGGGCAAACTGCAAAAAGTCCGCACGGACTGTGAGAAGTTCATCACACTATCCATCTCGTTGATTTTCCAGTCCGTCGTCGGGATTGTGTTTGTGGTTGTGTACGCGATCAGCATCCATTGGCTGCTCGGCCCATTATTCCTGGCTACCGTTCCCGTCATTGCTTTCATCAGTTCATTTTTAGGGAAGAAAATCAAGAAAGTCTCACGCGAAATTTTAGGCGAAACCACGGCTTTGGCAGGAGCCACTACGGAATCGCTGCGCAATATCGAACTTGTTAAAAGCCTTGGACTGACGCAGCAGGAAGTCAACCGGCTGAATTCTACCACCACGAAAATCCTCGGATTGGAATTGAAGAAAGTGCGCTACATCCGCTCGCTGAGCTTCTTCCAGGGGACAACGGTGCATTTCATGCGGACTTGCCTTGTTTTTGCACTGTATCTTTTCATCTTCAACGGGATTATTAAACCGGGCGACCTGATCACACTGATGTTCTTCTCCTTCTTTTTGTTCAATCCACTGCAGGAATTGGGCAATGTGATTGCAGTGTATAATGAGACGAATGCTTCTATGGAAAATTTCAACAAGCTGATGACTTCTGCGAGCGAGGCCACGCCGGCCCACCCGAAAACCATGGGATTGATCAGCCACCTGCGGTTTTCGGATATTTCATTTAAGCATTTAAGCGCGCAGACCCCTGCCGTAAAAAACATATCTTTTGAAGCCAAAGCCGGCGAAACGATCGCATTTGTAGGTCCCTCAGGAAGCGGGAAAACCACTTTGGTGAAATTGCTCGTGGGCTTGTACAAACCCAATGAAGGCGCTGTTTTTTACAATGAAAAAGATGCGAATGATATCGACCTGAACGAATTAAGGCAGCAACTGGGATTCGTAACGCAGGATGCACAGTTGTTTTCAGGCACAATCAAAGACAATTTATTGTTTGTAAAACCGGACGCTACCGATGAGGAATTGTACGACGTATTGCACAAATCCGCCTGCCATAATCTGTTGAAAAGGGCAGAGAAGGGGATTAACACCACCATCGGTGAAGGCGGTATTAAAGTTTCAGGTGGTGAAAAACAAAGGCTTTCGATTGCGCGTGCCTTACTGCGCCATCCGAGGTTATTGCTGTTTGACGAGGCCACATCGGCACTGGATTCGATCACCGAAGAGGAAATCACGCAGACGATCAGGGACATTTCTTCAAAACGCGACCAGATCACGGTATTGATTGCACACCGACTTTCAACAATCATGCACGCCGACAGGATTTATGTCCTCGAGCAGGGCAATATCATAGAGCAGGGAAGGCACCAGGACCTGCTGGATGAAAAAGGGCTTTATTATGCAATGTGGAGGCAGCAGATTGGGGAGCGGAAATAA